One genomic segment of Desulfocapsa sulfexigens DSM 10523 includes these proteins:
- a CDS encoding universal stress protein, giving the protein MGVPNVSIRKILYTTNLSETGRHAFAYAASLSKLYGSKLTVLHVVDEQPELDHRLVGYMPKDLWEEIKDRDQNEAKEILLGRKRDNSVIVGECVDRYCSELQDDSGTEAAISYDVMVKLGDPVKEIVKVAVEQNYDLIVVGRHRHSKFHDIVHRGTIRSLLDATRLPVFVVQIPE; this is encoded by the coding sequence ATGGGTGTCCCTAATGTCTCAATCCGGAAAATTCTCTATACTACTAATCTTTCAGAAACAGGGCGTCATGCATTTGCCTATGCTGCCAGTCTCAGTAAGTTGTATGGTTCGAAACTGACAGTTCTGCATGTAGTTGACGAACAGCCGGAACTTGACCATCGCCTTGTTGGATACATGCCTAAAGATCTCTGGGAGGAGATCAAAGATCGTGACCAAAACGAGGCAAAAGAAATTCTCCTGGGAAGAAAACGAGACAATTCTGTTATTGTAGGCGAATGTGTCGATCGCTATTGCTCTGAACTACAAGATGATTCCGGAACAGAGGCAGCTATAAGCTATGATGTTATGGTAAAGCTCGGTGACCCTGTGAAGGAAATAGTAAAGGTGGCGGTGGAACAGAACTATGATTTGATTGTGGTTGGCCGTCACAGGCACAGTAAATTTCATGACATCGTTCATCGTGGAACAATCAGGAGTTTACTCGATGCCACCAGACTTCCGGTTTTTGTTGTTCAGATTCCTGAGTAA
- a CDS encoding arsenic resistance protein has product MSLRAVFTFPSRNLVAVIPCVICVALLCGLFVDTSPLKILILPVAMLTIFPAMIGFQPQELLELTDLRLMSVNLVLNFLALPLAALLIGKLFLESWPELQAGLLIISVVPGGNMAVAFTMLFEGNVRASLKLSTLNLILGSLLAPLYLFFLAGTLVEIDIVHIGRTIGLVVFIPLFAGVYTYRMLLKKISQEEFKEKIKPLLPAFSVWGLIYLLFTSISMKAEMFFGYPETIFQALSCLLLWYCTILTICVIIGRNFFSYKDAISLLLNVELRNLPICIGIALAAFPPKTAMMIALAFLFQQQLAIWFWKLNKKYPLLKH; this is encoded by the coding sequence ATGAGTCTTCGAGCCGTCTTCACATTCCCATCCAGAAATCTAGTGGCTGTTATTCCCTGCGTGATATGCGTAGCTCTGCTCTGTGGCCTCTTTGTCGACACCTCTCCTTTGAAAATCCTCATCCTGCCAGTCGCGATGTTGACAATTTTTCCGGCAATGATAGGTTTTCAGCCACAAGAGCTGCTTGAACTCACAGACCTGCGCTTAATGAGTGTTAATCTTGTATTGAATTTTCTGGCCCTGCCGCTGGCTGCCTTACTGATCGGAAAGTTGTTTCTGGAGTCATGGCCTGAACTGCAGGCAGGCCTCCTTATTATCAGTGTTGTACCAGGTGGGAACATGGCTGTGGCCTTTACCATGCTTTTTGAAGGAAACGTGAGAGCATCACTGAAACTGAGCACCTTGAATCTTATTCTGGGTTCACTTCTTGCCCCGCTCTATCTGTTTTTTCTTGCAGGAACACTCGTGGAAATTGATATTGTCCATATAGGAAGAACCATTGGACTGGTCGTTTTTATTCCTTTGTTTGCAGGTGTTTATACGTATAGAATGCTCTTGAAAAAAATCAGTCAGGAAGAGTTTAAAGAAAAAATAAAACCACTATTACCAGCATTCAGCGTTTGGGGATTAATCTATCTCCTGTTTACAAGCATAAGTATGAAGGCTGAAATGTTTTTTGGCTATCCGGAAACGATCTTTCAAGCCCTCTCCTGCCTGCTGTTGTGGTACTGTACCATCCTGACGATTTGTGTAATTATTGGTCGCAACTTTTTTTCCTACAAAGATGCGATAAGTCTGCTCTTAAATGTGGAATTACGAAATCTTCCCATATGCATTGGGATAGCACTTGCAGCCTTTCCCCCGAAAACAGCCATGATGATAGCTCTGGCATTTCTCTTCCAGCAGCAGCTTGCCATCTGGTTCTGGAAATTAAATAAAAAGTATCCACTCCTCAAACATTAA